The Mesorhizobium sp. INR15 region ACTCACCCCCGCCGGCGAAGGCACGCGGCTGACCTATACCGAACAGGGCGTGTTCTTTGACGGCGTCGATTCCGCCAAGGGACGGGAAGAGGGGAGCCGTGGGTTGCTGGAGGCACTTGCGGCGGAACTCTCGAGGTCGAACTAGTCTGCCGACCAAACCGATGGGCCATCCCGCGCGCGGGACGGCCTCCGTCAGGGGCGCGGCCTGTTGGCGGCAATCCAGATGACATGGCGCGCGCCGCGCTTGCCGTTGGCGCGCGTCTTGACCTCCTCGACGGCGAAGCCGGCCTGGCCAAGCCGTCTCGCAAAACCCGCATCCGGGCCTTGTGACCAGACTGCAAGCACGCCGCCCGGCTTGAGCGCGGCGCGCGCGGCGCTGAGCCCGACCGCGCCGTAGAGCGCATCATTGCCCTTGTGGACGATGCCCTCGGGGCCGTTGTCGACATCGAGCAGAATGGCGTCCCAGGCGGCTGGCTGCGCCCGTATCAGGTTCCCGACATCCGCTTCGCGAACGGCAACGCGCGGATCGTCAAGGCAGCCGGCAAAGACCTCGGCCATCGGGCCTCGGGCCCAGCTGACGACAGCGGGCACCAGTTCGGCGACTGTAACGGCGGCATCGCCGGGAAGTTCGGCCAAGGCGGCGCGCAGCGTCAAGCCCATGCCCAGCCCGCCGATCAGCATTCGGGGTTGGCGGCGGGTGGCGATACGCTCGCAG contains the following coding sequences:
- a CDS encoding spermidine synthase yields the protein MIPWVQLDSAKTPDGAQELRLKQRGSEFSIMLGTNELMNSRLSGSEEALAKLSCERIATRRQPRMLIGGLGMGLTLRAALAELPGDAAVTVAELVPAVVSWARGPMAEVFAGCLDDPRVAVREADVGNLIRAQPAAWDAILLDVDNGPEGIVHKGNDALYGAVGLSAARAALKPGGVLAVWSQGPDAGFARRLGQAGFAVEEVKTRANGKRGARHVIWIAANRPRP